From Alienimonas californiensis, a single genomic window includes:
- a CDS encoding right-handed parallel beta-helix repeat-containing protein, whose translation MRFHLVPVVVVVQGVLTVAAPAWGQAAGPALIAAPPRPLQTDAPAGGAGLFVGVNRFSDPSGAVSDLRYAVNDAVGLAHLFALELDLIPAKNCTLALSGEPDGERGQAELKALTAAGAQVTGATKSEILDGLFRACDAAAQAVGPAAGQAAGPAGAENAAARAPLVISLSSHGFDDAGTPFVMPSDGRRRRLGVTALPLSIVEDEAGRSRAGHRLLLVDACQERIGGTKAVGAAGTVAAMSPAFAAALAKPTGQVKIASCAAGQVSVEVPSLRHGVFTKAFLDCLRGAAGDRDGDGVISLGDVEPVMEARVKALIADYNQGLPEGRRIEQSPAFYGPLAARRLPLAVPATDVAALIAQLAAQTSPDGYPPVLHDRVAAALQGQADPRLHRAAEQFAAGGDAFTFRAVAEALLTGRKVVTVAADGSGDVRTVAEALAKVADDGRVRVLPGTYREEPLVIDRPVTLEGVGPREEIEIQCATGYPVWLTATGAVVRGLSLTCTAPARLNAEGEPVETFEAIYVTAGRPTIEDCFLRSEFGGGVGVQGAGAEPTVRNCVVEDAGLNGIHIADGAGGFYAGCVVRRAKGIGFAAAGAGTAPTVRNCSAEDGEGNGLVILDGAAGTYEGCVFKRHKGPSIAVAGAGTAPSLKNCSAEDGAHGLYIGGGAAGSYQDCAFTGDALASIFVEGAGTAPTLTNCSVVGGKDTGLLIHDGAAGVFEGCTFKDHQYAGVTLQDAGTRPTLRRCTIAGNGYQAIWVRAGAGATVENCDLSGNVRGPTFLDEGAGSLDITPSAMIPPAPGVFPPAPGGLPPAPPAPFDPPAPPAPPEFLDAPAPPASPEILDPPAPPAPPGGG comes from the coding sequence ATGCGTTTCCATCTCGTCCCGGTCGTCGTCGTCGTTCAAGGCGTATTGACCGTTGCGGCGCCGGCGTGGGGGCAGGCGGCGGGGCCGGCGTTGATCGCGGCGCCGCCGCGGCCGCTGCAAACGGACGCCCCCGCCGGCGGGGCGGGGCTGTTCGTGGGGGTGAACCGGTTCTCCGACCCCTCCGGCGCCGTCTCCGACCTGCGGTACGCGGTGAACGACGCCGTCGGTCTGGCCCACCTGTTCGCCCTGGAACTGGACCTGATCCCGGCGAAGAACTGCACGCTGGCCCTCTCCGGGGAGCCGGACGGGGAGCGGGGCCAGGCGGAATTAAAAGCGCTGACGGCGGCCGGGGCGCAGGTGACGGGGGCGACGAAGTCGGAGATCCTCGACGGCCTGTTCCGGGCCTGCGACGCCGCCGCCCAGGCCGTCGGACCGGCCGCGGGACAGGCCGCCGGACCGGCCGGCGCCGAGAACGCCGCCGCCCGGGCGCCGTTGGTGATCTCGCTCAGTTCGCACGGCTTCGACGACGCCGGCACGCCGTTCGTCATGCCCTCGGACGGCCGCCGCCGCCGGTTGGGGGTCACGGCGCTGCCGCTGTCGATCGTGGAGGACGAAGCCGGCCGCTCCCGGGCGGGCCATCGGCTGTTGCTGGTCGACGCCTGCCAGGAGCGGATCGGCGGGACGAAGGCGGTGGGCGCCGCGGGCACGGTCGCGGCGATGTCGCCGGCGTTCGCCGCGGCGCTGGCCAAACCGACCGGGCAGGTGAAGATCGCCAGTTGCGCCGCCGGCCAGGTCAGCGTGGAGGTCCCCTCGCTGCGGCACGGGGTGTTCACCAAGGCGTTCCTGGATTGCCTGCGCGGCGCCGCGGGCGACCGGGACGGGGACGGCGTGATCTCCCTGGGCGACGTGGAGCCGGTCATGGAGGCCCGGGTGAAGGCGCTGATCGCCGACTACAACCAGGGGCTGCCGGAGGGGCGGCGGATCGAGCAGTCCCCGGCGTTTTATGGGCCGCTCGCCGCCCGTCGGCTCCCCCTGGCCGTGCCCGCGACCGACGTCGCCGCCCTGATCGCCCAACTCGCGGCGCAGACCTCCCCGGACGGCTATCCCCCCGTCCTGCACGACCGCGTCGCCGCCGCGTTGCAGGGGCAGGCGGACCCCCGCCTGCACCGGGCGGCGGAGCAGTTCGCCGCGGGCGGGGACGCCTTCACCTTCCGGGCGGTCGCCGAGGCGCTGCTGACCGGCCGCAAGGTCGTGACCGTCGCCGCCGACGGCTCCGGCGACGTGCGGACCGTCGCCGAGGCCCTGGCGAAGGTCGCCGACGACGGCCGCGTCCGCGTTCTGCCGGGGACGTATCGGGAGGAGCCGCTCGTGATCGACCGCCCCGTCACGCTGGAGGGCGTAGGTCCGCGGGAGGAGATCGAGATCCAGTGCGCGACCGGCTACCCGGTGTGGCTGACGGCGACCGGCGCCGTCGTGCGGGGGCTCTCGCTGACCTGCACCGCCCCCGCCCGCTTGAACGCGGAGGGCGAGCCGGTGGAGACGTTCGAGGCGATCTACGTGACTGCGGGGCGACCGACGATCGAAGACTGCTTCTTGCGGTCGGAGTTCGGCGGCGGCGTCGGCGTCCAGGGGGCCGGCGCCGAGCCCACGGTGCGAAACTGCGTTGTGGAAGACGCGGGCTTGAACGGGATCCACATCGCGGACGGCGCGGGCGGTTTCTATGCGGGGTGCGTCGTCCGACGCGCCAAGGGGATCGGCTTCGCGGCGGCGGGCGCCGGCACGGCGCCCACGGTCAGGAACTGCTCCGCCGAGGACGGCGAGGGCAACGGATTGGTGATCCTCGACGGCGCCGCCGGGACCTATGAAGGGTGCGTCTTCAAGCGTCACAAGGGGCCCAGCATCGCCGTGGCGGGCGCCGGTACGGCCCCCTCGCTCAAGAACTGCTCCGCCGAAGACGGCGCCCACGGGCTCTACATCGGGGGCGGGGCCGCCGGCTCCTATCAGGACTGCGCCTTCACCGGCGACGCCCTCGCCAGCATCTTCGTGGAGGGCGCCGGCACGGCCCCCACGCTGACGAACTGCTCCGTCGTGGGCGGAAAGGACACGGGACTCTTGATCCATGACGGCGCCGCCGGAGTGTTCGAGGGGTGCACGTTCAAGGACCATCAATACGCCGGCGTGACGCTCCAGGACGCGGGCACCCGGCCGACCCTCCGCCGCTGCACGATCGCCGGCAACGGCTACCAGGCGATCTGGGTGCGGGCCGGCGCCGGCGCGACCGTCGAGAACTGCGACCTCAGCGGCAACGTCCGCGGCCCCACCTTTCTCGACGAGGGCGCCGGGTCTCTCGACATCACCCCCTCCGCCATGATTCCCCCCGCCCCGGGAGTCTTTCCCCCCGCCCCGGGAGGCCTTCCCCCCGCCCCGCCGGCGCCCTTCGATCCGCCGGCGCCCCCCGCCCCGCCGGAGTTCCTCGATGCGCCGGCGCCGCCCGCTTCGCCAGAAATCCTGGACCCGCCGGCGCCGCCCGCCCCGCCGGGGGGCGGGTGA
- a CDS encoding RNA polymerase sigma factor, with protein sequence MLDPGAAPSPDDALAAAAAEGDRAAWSRLVLSLTPRLIGFLKASGLRSAEAEDAAQEAWLRVWSHFGDYDRTRPFRPWLFQIARNHSLTQRRSAARRALRERDRGETAAPAPQPHEGVERQETVDAVTRCLGGLSEVERTCLALRYREGLKNHEVADRLATPKGTVDGAFSRGLKKMSDCLSRSASPPPASASSSSSSSRLPADASPGLNRD encoded by the coding sequence ATGCTCGATCCCGGCGCTGCCCCCTCCCCCGACGACGCACTCGCCGCCGCCGCGGCCGAGGGGGACCGGGCCGCCTGGTCCCGGTTGGTGCTCTCGCTGACCCCGCGGCTGATCGGTTTTTTGAAGGCGTCCGGGCTGCGGTCCGCCGAAGCCGAGGACGCCGCCCAGGAGGCCTGGTTGCGGGTCTGGAGCCACTTCGGCGACTACGACCGCACCCGGCCCTTCCGGCCCTGGCTGTTTCAGATCGCCCGGAATCATTCCCTCACCCAGCGCCGCTCCGCGGCCCGCCGGGCGCTGCGGGAGCGGGACCGCGGGGAGACCGCCGCCCCCGCCCCCCAGCCGCACGAGGGGGTCGAACGGCAGGAGACGGTCGACGCCGTGACCCGCTGTTTAGGCGGGCTTTCGGAGGTCGAACGCACCTGCCTGGCCCTCCGCTACCGGGAGGGCCTGAAGAATCACGAGGTGGCGGACCGGCTGGCGACGCCCAAGGGCACCGTCGACGGCGCCTTCTCCCGCGGCCTGAAGAAGATGTCCGACTGCCTCTCCCGCAGCGCGTCCCCCCCGCCCGCGTCCGCTTCGTCCTCGTCCTCGTCCTCCCGCCTCCCGGCCGACGCCTCGCCCGGCCTGAACCGTGACTGA